GACGTGTGCGCGCCGTCGTAGGCGACGAGCGCATCGGCGGGGAGCGCCGCGCCGAGCTCGGCGGCGAGGGTCGCGGGGTGGAGCGGACCCTCGCCGTCATCGGCCGCCGCGAGGTACTCCGCTCGCCACTCGGCGCGCTCGGCGGCGAGCGAGGCGCGCCAAGTGGGGTCTGAAACGGTCTCGCTCGGCAGAGCGTTCAGCAGCCGGCGCAGGACGAGCTGTGCGTCGCCGACGAGGCCGAGGCTGCCGGGCACCGCGCGGCCCGCGATCTCCGGGTCGACGTCGACATGGACAACTTGCCCTTGCACGGCGGGCCTGCGGCCGTCCCAGAGCCAGGAGGAGAAGCGGCAGCCGACGGCGAGGACGACGTCGGCCTCGCGGAAGGCGCGCAGGACGGCGTCGCCACCGATCACGCCGCCGTGGCCGATGAAGTTTGGGTCCTCGGTCGAGATCGTGCCGAGGCCCATCTGGGTCGCGGTCGCGGCGGCGCCGAGCTGCTCGACGACCGCGCGCAGCTCGTCCTCCGCGAACGCCCGCGCGACGCCGCCGCCCGCGACGACCAGCGGCCGCTCCGCGCCCGCGAGCAGCTCCGCGGCGCGCGCCACCGCGTCCGGGTCTGCGGCGGTTCGCGCGGGCAGCACGCGCCCCAGCGGCAGGTCCAGCTCGGCCACGCGGTACTCCGCCTCGGCGCCGAGCACGTCGGCCGGGACCTCCAGGTGCACCGGCCCGGGCCGGCCGGTCAGCGCGGCGCGCAGCGCGCGGTGCACGAGCGCCGGGACACGCGCGGGATCGCGCGCGACCGCGCCCCACTGCGTGGACGCGCTGAACAACTTGAGGTTGTCGGTCTCCATGACCATGCCCTCGTAGGGCCGGGCCAGCTCCGACGGCACGCCGGAGGTGATCACCAGCGCTGCCAAGTTGTTGTTGTAGGCGCTGCCCAGCGCGCTGGCGAGGTTGTGCGAGCCGGGCCCGGACTCGCCGTAGGCGACCGCGATCCGGCCGGTCGCCGCGTAGGTCGCGGCGGCCATCCAGGTGGCGGCGGCCTCGTGGCGGACGCCGAGGTGGGTCAGGCGCTCGTCCTCGCCGACGGCGGCGAGGAACGGCGCGAGCTTGCCGGCCGCGATCCCGAACACGTCGCGGACGCCGCACGCCGCGAGCGTGCGCGCCAGCGCGGCGCCCGCCGTGAGGCGCAGGGTGGCCACGTCTTCGTCAAGTGGATGCAAGATGACGAACTGTATGCGATAGTCCGGGCCATGGGCAAGCCAGAGAAGGTCGACTGGGACGACCGGGAGTTCACCGAGGTCCGGCCGGGCATCTTCGGCGCCACCGTGCACACGCCGCAGCTCACCGCGACGCTCTACCGCTACGGTCCGGGCAGCGCGTGGGAGGAGCACCAGCACCCGCAGGACCAGGTCACGACCGTGATGATGGGAACGGTCGACTTCGTGGTCGACGGCCAGCCGGTCCGTCTGACCGCGGGGCAGACCGCGACGCTGCCGGGCGGCGTCCCGCACTCCGCGACGGTCCCTGACGGCGGCATGGCGATCACCATCAACGTGCTCACCTCGCGGCCGGAGACGCCGCGTGCCTGAGCCCGCCGCGCCGGAGTCCTACCTCGGCCTCGAGGGGCAGCGCGTGATCGTCGCCGGCGGCTCGGGGACGATCGGCCGCGCGCTCGTCGAGGGCTTCGAGGCGGCCGGCGCCACCGTGGCCGTCGTCGACCTCGACCCCCAGGACGGCAGCGTGCGCGTCGCCGCCGACCTCGGCGACGCGGACGCCTGCAGGCGCGCGATGGGCGAGGCGACGGACCAACTCGGTGGTGTCGACGTCTTCGTCCACGCGGTCGGGATCAACGACCGCCGTCCGATCGAGGCCTACACCTCGGCGGACTGGGAGCGCTTCATCGCCATCAACTTGAGCAGCGCGTTCTTCACCGCGCAGGCGGTCCTGCCGCTGATGCGCGCCCAGGAGCACGGCCGGATCGTGTTCTTCTCCAGCGTCGCCGGGCGCAGCGGCCACAAGGAGCACGGCCCGTACGCGGCGACCAAGGGCGCGATCAACCAGCTCATGCGCGTCATGGCGCACGAGCACGCGGCCGACGGCGTGACGGTCAACGCGGTCGCGCCGGGCTACATGGACACCGCGCTGACGCAGGCCTACCTGGACGCGCATCCGGAGAGGCGCGAGGCGCTGATCCAGCTGATCCCGGCGCGACGCTTCGGGCAGCTGCAGGAAGTCGTGGGCCCCGTGCTGTTCCTGGCCTCGCGTCAGGCGAGCTTCGTGACGGGGCAAGTGCTGTACATCGACGGCGGCCGCACGGTCGTCTAGCGAGAACGAGGAGAGAACAACAACTATGGGTCGACTCGACGGCAAGACCGTGATGGTCACCGGCGCGGGCACGGGCTTCGGCGCCGAGCTCTCGGTCAAGGCGGCGGAGGAGGGTGCGGCGCTGGTCGTCATCCACTACCGCTCGTCCAAGGCGGGCGCGGAGGACACCGCGCAGCGTGTGGAAGCGCTCGGCGCGCAGACGCGGCTGGTGCAGGGCGACATCTCGTCGTGGGACGACATCAAGCGCATGGTGTCGGAGGCCGGCGATGTCGATGTGTTGGTGAACAACGTCGGCGACATGGCCTCCGACCAGAACGGCTGGGACGACCTCACCGAGGAGATCATCGACCACTGCCTCGCGGTCGACATCAAGGGCACCATGCTGATGGTCCACGAGTTCGGCAAGGCGATGAAGGCCCGCGGTCGCGGCGCGATCGTGAACATCGGCTCGACCGTCATCGTGCGCGGCAGCCCGCGCGCGCCGATCTACGCCGCCGGGAAGTACGGGTTGCTCGGCATCACCAAGTCCTACGCCAAGGCGCTGGCGCCCGAGGTCCGCGTGAACACGTTCGCGCCGGGCTTCATGGCGACCGAGGCGGTCCTGACGCGCCCGGACTTCCAGGCCGGCCGCGGCGAGCAGATCACCCGCGACACGCCGATGGGCCGGATCCCGCCGCCGGAGGACGTGACCGCAGCGGCGCTGTTCCTGGCGACCGACGACGCGATCCACATCACCGGGTCCTACATGATCTGCGACGGCGGCTACTCGATGCTGGGCGCCTAGCAGGTCTTAGGAACCCTGAGGGTTGGGATTATGTTCGCTTCACCGTGCTGCGGCACGGTGAAGCGCATGCGCTCCCGTCTCGCGGCCTCCGTCGTCGCGCTCTCCCTCGTCGCCGTGCTGATCGCCGCGTGCGGCGGCAACGACAGCGGCTCCAAGAAGTCCGCCAGCGACAAGACCAGCGGCCTCACGGTCTCGGTCAGCGACGACACCGTCAGCCTCGCGCGCACCGCGAAGTCGACGTCCGGCACCGCCGGCACGTCGGGCACCGTGTCGTGCACCGACGACTACAGCAAGCTCGTGAAGGCGAGCACCGTCCCGGCCCCGACACAGCCCTGGTACGCGACCACGTACATCACGTGGCCCGCGACGGGCAAGTCGACCTCCGCGACGTTGTCGCACTCCCTGAAGGGCGACCCGCAGCTGTGCGTCGTCCAGTCGGGCGACCAGGGCGCGTCGGCGGTCATCTACTTCGACGCCAAGACGAAGGCCGGCGTCGAGAAGGTGCAGACCGACGGCGCGAAGACCCAGCAGGCCGGGCAGGCCACGCAGGCGCTGCAGTCCGCCGCGCAGGCCGCGATCGGCGCCGTCAGCAACAAGGCGTTCCCGACGAGCGGTGACACGATCGTCGCGGCGATCACCTCGTCCGGGCTGTACGTCAAGCCGGTCGCTTCGGAGAGCGACGTGACCGAGGCCGGGACGATCTACGTCATCACCGGCAAGTCCACCAAGTCGTCGCTGGAGCTGGCCTTGAAGGACAACAAGGGCACCATCCACACCGCGACCGAGGGCGTCAAGGGCTCGCCGAAGCTGGCGACCGTCAAGAACTAGCGCTCGACCGCTAGCGCTTGCTCAAGGCCACCAGGTAGCGCGTTGTTGATGCGGTTGGGTTGACGAACGCGCAGGGTTGGGGGTCCCCGAGTTGGAGGCAGTCGCCGGCGTCCAGCTCGTGGACCTCGTCGCCTTCGTGGAAGCGGAGGTGGCCGTCCAGGACCCAGATCTGCTGGTGGATGAAGGTGTAGGAGTCGGCGGCGATCGGGATGTTCGCCCCGGCCGGAAGCTCGACCTCGACCAGCTCCAACGGGCTGGTCGTCGTCGTTGGGGACACGGCACGGCGGACGTAGCCGGAGTCCGGGTCGGTCCAGACGGGCTGGTCGGCGCGGCGGGTCAAGCGTTGTTGTCGCGGTTGCTCGGCGCGGGCGATCAGCTCGGAGAGCGTGAGGCCGAGCGCGCCGGAGAGCTTGGACAGCAGCGCCGCGGTCGGCTGCGCGTCGCCGCGCTCGACCTTGGCGATCATCGCGCGCGAGACGCCGGAGCGCTCGGCCAGCGCGGCGACAGTGAGGTCCTGCGCGCCGCGGGCGGCGCGGACGGCTTCGGCCAGGCGCTCGGTGAGGTCGTCGGCTTCCATGAGGTGTGACTATAGTGTCTTTGCGCGCTACGATGGTGCTCATGAACGTCCGGGACGCCACCCTCGAAGATGCCGCGGCCTGCGCGGCGGTCTACGCACCGTACGTGCGCGACACCGCGGTCAGCTTCGAGCTGGAACCGCCGGACGTCGAGGAGATGCGCGCGCGGATCGCGCGGGCGCTGGCGTCGCACGCCTGGTTGGTGCTGGAGGACGAGAACGCGCGCGTGGTCGGCTACGCCTACGGCGCGGCCTTCGCGCCGCGGGCGGCGTATCGCTTCGCATGCGAGGTCTCCGTCTACCTGGAGCCGGGGTTGCGGCGGCGGGGCGGGGGTCGGGCGTTGTACACCGTGTTGCTCGAGCGGCTCGCGGCGCGCGGGTTCCGGATGGCGTTCGCGGGGATGACGCTGCCCAACGAGGCGTCGGCCGGGCTGCACCGCGCGCTCGGCTTCGAGCCGTCCGGCGTCTACCGCAGGGTCGGCTGGAAGGACGGCGCGTGGCACGACGTCGCCTGGGTCCAGAAGCGGCTTATCGCTCTCGACGATGCCGGCGTCGAGCCCGCTGAGCCGCGCTGAGGTGCGGCCTTTGGGCCTCGTCGACGCGATCGTCCAGCACGGCGAGGCCGAGGGTGGCGACGTCGCGCGCATCTCCGTCCAGAGACGCTCGCAGCACACCGAGGGCAATGACTGTCTCGCGAAGGAAACGGTCGAAGTGTCGATGCCATTCGTTTTCGAGCGACGGGGAGGCGTCGCGTTGGGTGACGATGTGATGGACGCCGGCCATGGAAGCGGCAGCTCGATCGACGATGTACCAGTCATCGTGCGACAGCTCTACGGCCAGGGCAAATTGATGACGTTCCCACTGCCGGACGGAGGGCGGACCCTGGATCAGGCCGGTGAGGTCCGCTCGGCGCAGGGCCTCCCGCAGCGCACGTCCGTTTGTGCGGAGTTCGGACAGCACGAGCCGTGTTGCAGCCTGTTGTTCTCGCTCTCGCTGCATCTCGCTCGACGATTGCGTGGCTTTCAGGCTGATTCGGCCACCGAGCGCCGTCGCGCCGAGGGAGGTGAGCCCCGCGATGACGGCAGCTGCAAGTGTGTTGTCCATGTAGCGAACGTACCTCCAATCGCCAGCGCCAGTTCGCCGCGCACAGACGTCTGCGGCGGTCGAAAGTGGTGACCCGTAGGATCCCGCGCGTGCCGCTGACGCTTCTCCACAACCCGAACTGCCCCACGTCCGTCCACGCGCTCGACGCGCTGGAAGGCGCGGGCCACGACGTGCAGGTCCGCAGGTACCTGCTGGTCGCCGAGCGCCTGAACGAGCAGGAGCTGCGCGAGCTCGCGGGCCGCTTGGTCGGCGATCCGGTCGACGCGCTGATCCGCCGCGACAAGAAGTACAAGGACTTGGGTCTGGAGGCCGACGGCTGGCCGGTCGACGAGGTCGTCGCGACGCTGCTCGCCCACCCGTCGCTGCTACAGCGCCCGATCCTCGACGACGGCGAGCGGGCGATGATCGGCCGCCCGCGCAGCCGCGCGCTGGACTGGGCCGCCGCCGGCGGCGTCACCGAGGGCTAGCCGCGGCACCGCGCGGCGGGCGCGGACGAGCAGCACGGCGGCGAGGACGAGCGCGCCGCCGAACAGCTGCGCGGGCGAGAACGACTCGCCGAAGACGAGGAACGCGAGCGTGACGGTGACGACCGGCTCGAAGGTCGAGAGGATCGCCGCGCTCGACGGGCCGACGCGGGCGAGGCCGGCGAAGAACAGGCCGACCGCGGCGACGGTCGAGACGAGCGCGATCGCGGCCATCCAGCCGTAGCCCGCGGCGTCGACCGCGCCGAGGTCCAGCCAACCGCCGAGCACGCCTGCCACGCTCAGCGTGAACGCCGCGCCGGTGCAGACGAGCGTCGAGAGCAGCAGCGGCTCGACGCGCCGCGTCACGCCCTCGCTGACCAAGATGTAGGCGCTGTAGACGACCGCCGCGATCAGGCCGAGCGCGGTGCCGAGCGGGTCCAGCGCGCCCGCCGCCGCGCCGGCCAGCACGAGCAGCAACCCGCCGCTGGCCAGGCCGAGCGCGGCCGCGGTCCGGGTGCTGAACAGCTCGCGCCCGAGGGCGATCGCCGCGACCGTGACGACGATCGGGAACGTGTACAACAACAGCGCCAGCAGCGAGGCGTCGAGGCGGTCGAGCGCTGCGAAGTACGCGCCGGCCTGCGCGCTGTAGCCGAGCGCGCCGAGGCCGAGCGCCAGCCCGACGTCGCGGCGGGGGAGACGCCGCAGCGTCCGCAGCGACGACCGGCGGGTGAGGAGGAGCAGGAGCCAGAGGACCGCCGCCGCCAGCGCGAACCGGACGGCGAGCAGCGTCCCGACCGTGGCGCCGTGGCGATAGGCGAGCTTGCCGAAGACGGCCATCGCGCCGAAGCCCGCCGCGGAGGCGAGGCAGAACAGGGCACCGGTCGGGGAGTGGCTGGGGGAGGGCGCGGGGGACATCGCGGGTCGCATCTTGGCGCGGCCATTGCGTAGGAACAACACCGCTTCGTTACGAGTTCGCGTTAGGATCGCTACGGAATGCTCGATCTCCGCCGACTCCGCCTCCTGCGCGAGCTGCACGCGCGCGGCACGATCGCCGCGGTCGCCGACGCGCTGCAGTACACGCCGTCGGCGGTCTCGCAGCAGCTCGCGGTCCTGGAGCGCGAGACCGGGCGCACGCTGCTGACCCGCGCGGGCCGCGGCGTCCGGCTGACCGACGACGCGCTCGTGCTCGTCGGCCACGCCGAGGTGCTGCTGCGCCAGGCCGAGCTGGCCGAGGCCGACCTCGCCGCGGCGGCGGGCGGCGGTCCCGCGGGGCGCGCGCGGATCGCGTCGTTCCAGTCGATGGCGATGCGCGTCGCGATCCCGGCGATCGGCACGCTCGCGCAGGCCGCGCCCGGGCTGCGCTGTGAGCTGGTCGAGGCCGAGCCCGAGCAGTCGCTGCCCGCCCTGGCGCTCGGCGACCTCGACCTCGTGCTCGCCGACGAGTGGCGCCATCAGCCGCGCGCGCGGCCCGACGGCGTCGTGCGCGAGGACATCCTCTTGGACCCCGTGTCGCTCGTCCTCCCGGACGCGCACCCGGCGGTGCGCACGGGACGACGCGCCAGGACGGCGGTCCCGCTGGCGAGCCTCGCCGGCGCGCCGTGGGTCACCGGCCATCCCGGGACCGGCTGGGAGGAGATGACGGTCCGCGCGTGCCGGGAGCTCGGCGGCTTCGACCCCGACGTCCGCCACCGCGCCAACGACTCGGCGATCGGGCTGGCGCTCGTCGTCGCCGGGCAGGCGGTGATGCTGCTGCCCCAGCTCGTCGGCCCCGAGGGCCGCGCCGGCGTCGCGGTCCGGCCGATCGCCGAGGGGACGATCGACCGCACCATCTTCATGGCGACCCGGGCCGCCGACGCCAGGCGCCCCTCGGTCGTCGCGCTGCGCGACGCGGTCCGGGCGGCCGCCGCGGCGGTCCAGCGCTAGCGCGAGGCGTCCATCGCCGCGGCGACCGCGGCCTTGTTGTCATCCCATACGTCTTGCGGGACCGGCGGCAGGACGTCGTCCCAGATGACCGCGGTCATCATCGCGAACTGCGCCTGGTCGGCCGGCCGCGCGATGAACCACCAGTGCATGTGCTCGGCGCCGTCGGCGAAGCGGCTGATGTGCACGCGCCCGATGTGCCCGATCGCCCGGACCGCCTCCTCGACGCGCGCGATCATCCAGCCCATCTCGCGCGCCAGCTCCGGGCCGAGATCGCTCGGCTCGTCGGCGTGGACGCGCGGCTCCAGCACGCAGACGAACGGCAGCCCGCCGGGGCCGGCGTCCTGCAGGCGCCAGCGGTCGTCGGTCCAGAAGTACGCGTCGTCCGGCGCGTCGCAGGCCCTGCAGTCGACCCCGCCGACGCCCATGCGCGGCGGCTCCGGCGCGGGCGGGACGAGCGCCTTCGGCGTCACGCTGCCCTCGAACGGCCACGACGCCCACTCCTCGACCGGCGGCGTGCGGCACCCGGCGGCAACGGTGCGGGCGTAGAACTGCTCAGGGGTTTCGGCCATGCAGCAGACGCTACCGATCGGCGGCGACAGCACCGAGCGCGGCGACCGCCGCGTCGAGCTGGGCGTCGGTGAGGTAGGGCGCGGGGCCGAGGCGCAGGACGTCGCCGCGGCAGTCGGTCAGGACGCCGTGGTCGTGCAGCAGCGACTGCTGGTAGGCGGCGGCGTGCGGGGTCCGGAGGGCGAGGAAGCCGGCTTCGGATGCGGCCCGCTCGACGTCGCGCAGGTTCAGCGACTTGACCCCGGAGGCAAGGTGGTGGACTTGGCGCGCGTACTCGGGTGGGAGCGTGTCGCGGTCCAGGCCCTGCTGGTGGAAGAACTCGAACACGCGCACCGCGCGGTAGTGCGAGGTCGGGTCGTAGGTGGACCCGGCGAAGCGGGCGGCGGGGTCGTCGCGGGCGTAGGCAACGTGATTGGGTCGCTCCGCGGCGAGGTCGCCGAACTCCGCGTACCAGCCGGTGATCACCGGGCGGTACGCAGCCGCGTGGGGCGGGATCCGCAGGAAGCAGCAGCCCTCGCCGAGCTGGAGGTACTTGTAGCCGCCGCCGACGACCCACGCCTCCTGCAACCCGTCGTCGCGGACGGAGAACCGCGTCGGCCCGAGCGCGTGGTAGGCGTCGACGACCAGCTCGGACCCGACACGGGTACACGCGCGCGCGAGCGACCCGAGGTCCGCGACGACCGCGCCCGTGCCGAACATCACCGCCGAGACGAAGACCGCCGCGGTGCCCTCGTCGGTGGCGTCCGCGAGCCGCGAGGCGAGCGTGTCCGCCGGCTCCGGATCGACGACGACAACTTCCACCCCCGGCACCTCGCCCAGCCGCGCGAGCTGGCGGCGCAGCGTGTGGAACTCCCCGCCGGTCGTGACGATCCGCGGCCGCGCGCGCAGGTCCAAGGACGACAACATGCGCACGACCAGCTCGTGCGTGTTGGCCCCCAACGCCAGCGCGGCGTCGTCCTCGTCGTCCAACCACACGCGGAACCCCGCCCGGACCGCGTCCGCCGCGGCGAACGCGCGCGCCCACTTCTCGTCCACGAGCTCGGCGGCGTCGTCGAACGCCTCGAGCACGCCGTCGAGCGCGGCGTCCGGCCACGCCTGGTGCGAGTGCCCGGTCAGCAGCAGCCGCTCCGTTACGCCGAAGCGTACGTAGTGCGGGGCGAGCCGGTCGGCGAGCGCGCTCACAGCCGCGACCGCACGGCCCAGAGGTCCGGGAACGCCGGCTGGAACAGCGTCCGCTGGAGGAACTCCGCGCCCGACGACCCGCCGGTCCCGGCCTTGGAGCCGATCGTCCGCTCGATCAGCTTCACGTGCCGGTAGCGCCACTCCTGCAGGCCCTCGTCGAGGTCGACGAGCCGCTCGCACACCTGCGCGCCGAGGCCGTCGTCCCCGGCGTAGACGGACAACAACATCTCCTGGACGTCCTCGGAGCCCTCGTAGGGCGCAGCGAAATCGCGCCCCAGCACGGCCTCCGGGACCGCATGGCCGCCGGCCACGAAGTACTGCAACAACGAGTCGAACACCGCCGGGCGCGCCATCGCCGCCGCGACCCGCTCGCGCGCGACGCCCTCCGGCGTCCGCGCGATCACCGCGTCGTCGCGCGCGCCGAGCACCGCCTCCAACTCGCGGAACTGCGCGCTCTGGAACCCCGATGCCGGCCCGAGCTGGCCGCGGAACGACGCGAACTGGCGCGGCGTGAGCGTCTCCAGCACGTCCATCTGCCCGACGAGCGTCTTGAAGATCGCCAGCACGCGCCGCAGGTCCTCCAGCGCGGCGGTCGCGTCGCCGCTCTCCAGCGCGCGCTGCAGGTGCGCGACTTCATGGAGGACTTGCTTGAACCACAGCTCGCTGACCTGGTGGATCACGATGAACAACAGCTCGTCGTGCTCCTCCGACCGCGGGCGCTGGGCGGCGAGCAGCTCGTCGAGCGCGAGGTAGGACCAGTAGGAGGGTGGGGCGTCGCTCACGCCCCGACTATCTCACGGTGCCTAGAGGCCGAGCGGGTGGCGCGTGTGGAAGCCGTTGCGCTTGCCGATCAGCGGGCGCCAGCGGACGCCCATCCTGCCCGTGTAGTCGCCGACCGGCGACGTGTCCAGCCGCAGCCCCGCGACCTCCATGTACACGTGGCCCTTGTTGGCGTACACGCTGATCCACCTGCCGTTGCCGGCGGCGCCCCAGTGCGCGAGCGCGCCGGAGACCTCGGGCGAGGCGAGCAGCGACGCGCCGATCAGCGCGAACGAGACCGAGCCCGAGCAGTCATAGCCCTTGTCGATCAGCCTGGCGTGGCCGCCGCCCCAGAGGTAGGGCTTGCCGATGATCCTGTTGGCCGCGGCGATGACGGTCTGGACGACCTTCGGCGCGCCGCGCGGGATCGCGGCCTTGCCGTCGGTGCGCAGCTGCGCGGTCTTCCCGGCGATCGTCCTGGTGACCGGGATCGTCGGCAGCGTGCCGGGCGTGGGCGGCAGCGTCCCGGTGGGCGGCTGCGTGGACGGGGAGGTCTGGCCGGGCAGCGTGGTGGTGGTCCCGGTCGTCGGCGGTGTGTACGGCGAGCTCACGCCGGGCGTCTGGCCGCCGGTCGCGCCGTTGTCGTAGGGGTCGCCACCGGCGTCGTCGTCGGAGTAGTCGTCGTACGAGTCGTCCGGGCCCCAGTAGGAGCCGTCGGCGTCGGAGTAGGCGCCGTTGCTGTCGGTCGCGGCCTGCTGGGCGTGGGCGGCGGGCGCGGCGGCGAACGCGGCGAGCAGGGCGGTGGCGAGGAGGATGGGGAGGCGGCGGAAGACCATCGTCCCGGTCGATCGGCCGCGCGCCTGCCGGTCTGGACCGGCGTTGTCAGAACGCTGTCAGGGCGTGTATCGTCCCCGGACGAATGGCGCATCTCGCGCACATCCACGCCGCCCTCCGCATTCGCGAGCTTCCGCTCGCCAGCGGCGGCGTGCTCGTAGCGCTCTAGAGCGCCAGCGGCACCTTCCTCACCGCCTCGACCCCAAGGAGCGCACCATGCGTGGCCTTCGCCTTCTCGTAGTCCTTCCGATTTCCAACATCCTCAACAACGACGTTCCAGGAGCACGCACATGCGCGCCGCCGACGCCCTGATCGCCGCCCTGCTGCAGGAGGGCTGCGAGGTCGCCTTCGGCCTGCCCGGCGGCGCGTCGCTGCCGCTGCATGACGCGCTCCACGGCAGCGCGCTGCGCCACGTCCTGGTCCGCCACGAAGCCGCGGCCGGCCACGCCGCCGAGGGCTACGCGCGCGCGACCGGCCGCGTCGGCGTGTGCTTCGCGACGTCCGGGCCGGGCGCCACGAACCTCGTCACGCCGCTGGCCGACGCGATGATGGACTCGACGCCGATCGTCGCGATCACCGGCCAGGTCCGGACCGACCTGCGCGGGACCGACGCGTTCCAGGAGACCGACGTGATCGGCGTCACCGCGCCGATCGTCAAGCACGCGATCGCGGTCGAGCGGGCGCGGGACGTGGTCCCGGCGATCCGCGAGGCGTTCGCCGTGGCGAGCGGCGGGCGGCCGGGGCCGGTGCTGGTCGACGTGCCGAGCGACGTGGCGCGGGAGATCGTGCCGCGGGATGCGCTGAGCGGCGGCGGTGCCGCCACCCTGCCCGCCGGCTTCGACGCCACGCCGCCGGTGGCCGACCGCGCCGCGGTCCGCGCTGCCGCCGCGGCGCTCGCGGGCGCGCGGCGGCCGGTGCTCTACGTGGGCGGCGGCGTCGTCCACGCGGGCGCGGGCGCCGAGCTGCGCGCGCTGGCCGACGCCGGCGGCGGGCTGCCGGTCACGACCACGTTGATGGCCTTGGGCGCGTTCCCGGCCAGCGACCCGCGCTGGCTCGGGATGCTCGGCATGCACGGCTGCCGGACCGCGAACTGGGCGGTCGACGAGTGCGACGTCCTGGTCGCGATCGGCGCGCGCTTCGACGACCGCGTGACCGGGCGCCTGGACCAGTTCGCGCCCGCCGCCAAGCAGGTCATCCACCTCGACATCGACCGTGCCGAGATCGGCAAGCTGCGCACGCCCGACG
The sequence above is a segment of the Conexibacter woesei Iso977N genome. Coding sequences within it:
- a CDS encoding tryptophan 2,3-dioxygenase; the protein is MSDAPPSYWSYLALDELLAAQRPRSEEHDELLFIVIHQVSELWFKQVLHEVAHLQRALESGDATAALEDLRRVLAIFKTLVGQMDVLETLTPRQFASFRGQLGPASGFQSAQFRELEAVLGARDDAVIARTPEGVARERVAAAMARPAVFDSLLQYFVAGGHAVPEAVLGRDFAAPYEGSEDVQEMLLSVYAGDDGLGAQVCERLVDLDEGLQEWRYRHVKLIERTIGSKAGTGGSSGAEFLQRTLFQPAFPDLWAVRSRL
- the ilvB gene encoding biosynthetic-type acetolactate synthase large subunit, which translates into the protein MRAADALIAALLQEGCEVAFGLPGGASLPLHDALHGSALRHVLVRHEAAAGHAAEGYARATGRVGVCFATSGPGATNLVTPLADAMMDSTPIVAITGQVRTDLRGTDAFQETDVIGVTAPIVKHAIAVERARDVVPAIREAFAVASGGRPGPVLVDVPSDVAREIVPRDALSGGGAATLPAGFDATPPVADRAAVRAAAAALAGARRPVLYVGGGVVHAGAGAELRALADAGGGLPVTTTLMALGAFPASDPRWLGMLGMHGCRTANWAVDECDVLVAIGARFDDRVTGRLDQFAPAAKQVIHLDIDRAEIGKLRTPDVALHGDARATLAALAAAVRELRPDAERLGEWWRVLDAWRSAEADPEAPDDGAIHPAHALDALRRATAGRETIVTTDVGNHQMWAAKRLRFDAPRRWLTSGGLGTMGFGLPAALGAQVARPDATVVCVSGDGSLLMNMQELVTARAEALPVKVLLINDGALGMVRQQQDLFWDGRRQDVDLGPAPDWALLARACGWSNAERVEQADDVDDAVARLIDADGPALLDVAVAPDADCLPMFAPGAAARDMIG
- a CDS encoding C40 family peptidase produces the protein MVFRRLPILLATALLAAFAAAPAAHAQQAATDSNGAYSDADGSYWGPDDSYDDYSDDDAGGDPYDNGATGGQTPGVSSPYTPPTTGTTTTLPGQTSPSTQPPTGTLPPTPGTLPTIPVTRTIAGKTAQLRTDGKAAIPRGAPKVVQTVIAAANRIIGKPYLWGGGHARLIDKGYDCSGSVSFALIGASLLASPEVSGALAHWGAAGNGRWISVYANKGHVYMEVAGLRLDTSPVGDYTGRMGVRWRPLIGKRNGFHTRHPLGL